From Bosea sp. NBC_00550, the proteins below share one genomic window:
- a CDS encoding nuclear transport factor 2 family protein — protein MNADIKAVEATVRTYLDGLYEGDTEKLSHVFHPTSALTTAREDGTIQIVPREEWLEAVRNRPAPKSAGLQRDDHILTIDLVGPTLALVKVKCQMPPRYFTDLLSLLKIESRWQIVQKVFMTETRS, from the coding sequence ATGAACGCGGACATCAAGGCGGTGGAAGCGACGGTGCGGACTTATCTCGATGGGCTCTATGAGGGCGACACCGAGAAGCTCTCCCATGTCTTCCATCCGACCAGCGCGCTCACCACGGCCCGCGAGGACGGAACGATCCAGATCGTGCCGCGCGAAGAATGGCTCGAGGCCGTTCGCAACCGGCCCGCGCCGAAGTCCGCCGGGCTGCAGCGCGACGACCACATCCTCACGATCGATCTGGTCGGGCCGACGCTCGCGCTGGTCAAGGTCAAGTGCCAGATGCCGCCGCGCTATTTCACCGATCTGCTCTCGCTCCTGAAGATCGAGAGCCGCTGGCAGATCGTCCAGAAGGTGTTCATGACCGAGACGCGGAGTTGA
- a CDS encoding AAA family ATPase translates to MLNASRIPASIDATLSLLQSQGYVSDRALATVLFLALRMKRPLLLEGEAGTGKTEIAKVLAAGLGRRLIRLQCYEGLDLASAVYEWNYAGQMMAIRLAEAGGVAEDRERLEGDIFSEKYLVKRPLLQALEPQEGGAPILLIDELDRTDEAFEAFLLEVLADAQVTIPELGTVKAAEPPIVILTSNRTREIHDALKRRCLYHWVGYPDATRELAILKARVPDAPVKLSKQVVGFVQAIRKEELFKAPGVAETLDWATALVELDAVALDPAIVSDTLGALLKYQDDIQAMQGSKVKELLDQAKAEAGR, encoded by the coding sequence ATGCTGAACGCCTCCCGCATTCCGGCCTCCATCGACGCGACCCTCTCCCTGCTCCAGTCGCAGGGTTACGTCTCGGATCGCGCGCTCGCGACCGTGCTGTTCCTGGCGCTCCGGATGAAGCGGCCGCTGCTGCTGGAGGGCGAGGCCGGCACCGGCAAGACCGAGATCGCCAAGGTGCTGGCAGCGGGCCTGGGCCGGCGGCTGATCCGGCTGCAATGCTATGAGGGGCTCGACCTCGCTTCCGCGGTCTACGAGTGGAACTATGCCGGGCAGATGATGGCGATCCGCCTCGCCGAGGCGGGCGGCGTCGCGGAGGATCGCGAGCGGCTGGAAGGCGACATCTTCTCGGAGAAATATCTGGTGAAGCGCCCGCTGTTGCAGGCGCTCGAACCGCAGGAGGGCGGGGCGCCGATCCTGCTGATCGACGAACTCGACCGCACCGACGAGGCTTTCGAGGCCTTCCTGCTGGAAGTGCTGGCCGATGCGCAGGTAACGATCCCCGAACTCGGCACGGTCAAGGCGGCCGAGCCGCCGATCGTGATCCTGACCTCGAACCGCACGCGCGAGATCCATGACGCGCTCAAGCGCCGCTGCCTCTATCACTGGGTGGGCTACCCCGATGCCACCCGCGAACTCGCCATCCTGAAGGCGCGGGTGCCCGACGCGCCGGTGAAGCTCTCGAAGCAGGTGGTCGGTTTCGTACAGGCGATCCGCAAGGAGGAATTGTTCAAGGCGCCGGGCGTGGCAGAGACGCTCGACTGGGCGACGGCGCTGGTCGAGCTCGATGCGGTCGCGCTCGACCCGGCCATCGTCTCCGATACGCTGGGCGCGCTGCTCAAATACCAGGACGATATCCAGGCGATGCAGGGTTCCAAGGTGAAGGAGCTGCTGGATCAGGCCAAGGCCGAGGCGGGGCGTTGA
- a CDS encoding nuclear transport factor 2 family protein, whose translation MTTEQIAKDFVALLKEGKHDEAASIFNADDIVSYENMPGPMAVCRGKEAVKQKSEWWAANHDVNDFGCEGPYLNGNQFAVLFHVDVTVKETGERQKMDEVGLYTLRDGKVVEERFFY comes from the coding sequence ATGACCACCGAACAGATCGCCAAGGACTTCGTCGCCCTGCTCAAGGAGGGAAAGCACGACGAGGCCGCCAGCATCTTCAACGCCGACGACATCGTCAGCTACGAGAACATGCCTGGGCCGATGGCCGTCTGCCGCGGCAAGGAGGCCGTCAAGCAGAAGAGTGAATGGTGGGCCGCCAACCATGACGTGAACGACTTCGGCTGCGAGGGTCCCTATCTCAACGGCAACCAGTTCGCGGTGCTTTTCCATGTCGACGTCACGGTCAAGGAAACCGGCGAGCGGCAGAAGATGGACGAGGTCGGCCTCTATACCCTCAGGGACGGCAAGGTCGTCGAGGAACGGTTCTTTTATTGA
- a CDS encoding FAD binding domain-containing protein, with protein MYAFTYHKPTSARQAATLLAKKEDAKLLAGGHTLLPTMKQRLAAPTALVDLGACADLKGIARKGRNIVIGAMTTHAEVADSAEVREAIPALAYLAGHIGDPHVRHRGTIGGSVANNDPAADYPAALLALGATIITNQRKLSAEAFFTGLYETALEEGEIVTKISFPLVSKAGYAKFRNPASRYAMVGVFVAKRGSDISVAVTGAGEGGVFRWPEAEVALKARFAPKSLDGLKHTAKGINGDMHADPEYRAHLIGVMAKEAVAQATGKA; from the coding sequence ATGTACGCTTTCACCTATCACAAGCCCACCAGCGCCCGGCAGGCGGCGACGCTGCTCGCCAAGAAGGAGGACGCCAAGCTGCTGGCCGGCGGCCACACCCTGCTGCCGACGATGAAGCAGCGGCTGGCAGCGCCGACCGCTCTCGTCGATCTTGGCGCCTGTGCCGATCTCAAGGGCATCGCGCGCAAGGGCCGCAACATCGTCATCGGCGCGATGACGACCCATGCCGAGGTCGCGGATTCGGCCGAGGTGCGGGAAGCGATCCCGGCGCTGGCCTATCTCGCCGGGCATATCGGTGATCCGCATGTGCGCCATCGCGGCACGATCGGCGGCTCGGTCGCCAACAACGACCCGGCCGCGGACTATCCCGCCGCGCTGCTGGCGCTCGGCGCCACGATCATCACCAACCAGCGCAAGCTTTCCGCCGAGGCATTCTTCACCGGGCTCTATGAGACGGCGCTGGAAGAGGGCGAGATCGTCACCAAGATCTCGTTCCCGCTGGTCTCGAAGGCGGGCTATGCCAAGTTCCGCAACCCGGCCTCGCGCTATGCGATGGTCGGTGTCTTCGTCGCCAAGCGCGGCAGCGATATCAGCGTCGCGGTGACGGGTGCGGGCGAGGGCGGCGTCTTCCGCTGGCCGGAGGCCGAGGTCGCGCTCAAGGCCCGCTTCGCGCCGAAATCGCTCGACGGTCTCAAGCATACGGCGAAGGGGATCAATGGCGACATGCATGCCGATCCCGAGTACCGCGCCCATCTGATCGGCGTCATGGCCAAGGAGGCCGTGGCACAGGCGACGGGAAAAGCCTGA
- a CDS encoding xanthine dehydrogenase family protein molybdopterin-binding subunit yields the protein MSVTGIGAAVRRKEDHRFITGQGRYTDDVNRPGQAHAYFLRSPHAHAKIGSIDAKAAAGMPGVLGIFTGADLAADKIGGLICGWMIHNKDGSPMRAGPHPALAQGKVRYVGDHVAVVVAETLAQARDAAEAITVDYQELPAVVDTATAAGAKTVVHDEAPDNTVFNWHLGDKDATEKAFKAAKHVTRLDLVNNRLVPNAMEPRAAVGDYDAGDGVFTLFTTSQNPHVARLVLSAFIGIAPENKLRVIAPDVGGGFGSKIFIYAEETVCVWAAKKVGRPVKWTADRTEAFLSDAHGRDHVTHAELATDAEGKILGLRVKTTANLGAYLSTFSSSVPTYLYAPLLSGQYDIPAIYCEVDAVYTNTAPVDAYRGAGRPEATFVVERLIEVTARQLGKDPAKFRMQNYIRTFPHQTPVIMMYDAGNYPASLKKALEIIDYKGIGKRKRDSARKGKLRGIGFSSYIEACGIAPSAAVGSLGAGVGLWESAEVRVNPVGTVEVLTGSHSHGQGHETTFAQLVSDRLGIPIDNVSIIHGDTDKVQMGMGTYGSRSGAVGMSAIFKALDKVIAKGKKVAAHVLEADEADIDFADGHFSVKGTDRKLDFGSCALQAYVAHKFNGQELEPGMKEGAFYDPTNFTFPAGVHICELEIDPDTGVTTIERWAAVDDFGNVINPMIVEGQVHGGIAQGIGQALLEGARYNSDGQLVTASFMDYCMPRADDLPSFDVGMTVTPCPSNPLGIKGCGEAGAIASPPAVINAITDALGHEDIAMPATPQAVWRAAQKSISRLAAE from the coding sequence ATGTCCGTCACCGGAATCGGCGCCGCAGTCCGCCGCAAGGAAGATCATCGTTTCATCACCGGCCAAGGGCGCTACACCGACGACGTCAATCGTCCGGGCCAGGCGCACGCCTATTTCCTGCGCTCGCCCCATGCGCATGCCAAGATCGGGTCGATCGATGCCAAGGCCGCCGCCGGCATGCCAGGCGTGCTCGGCATCTTCACCGGGGCCGATCTCGCCGCCGACAAGATCGGTGGCCTGATCTGCGGCTGGATGATCCACAACAAGGATGGCTCGCCGATGCGCGCCGGGCCGCACCCGGCGCTGGCCCAGGGCAAGGTGCGCTATGTCGGCGACCATGTCGCCGTCGTGGTGGCCGAGACGCTGGCGCAGGCGCGCGACGCCGCCGAGGCGATCACGGTCGACTATCAGGAACTGCCGGCGGTGGTCGATACCGCCACGGCGGCGGGCGCCAAGACCGTCGTCCATGACGAGGCGCCCGACAACACGGTGTTCAACTGGCATCTCGGCGACAAGGACGCGACAGAGAAGGCCTTCAAGGCTGCCAAGCACGTCACCAGGCTCGATCTCGTCAACAACCGGCTGGTGCCGAATGCGATGGAGCCGCGCGCGGCCGTCGGCGACTACGATGCGGGCGACGGCGTCTTCACGCTGTTCACCACCAGCCAGAACCCGCATGTGGCGCGGCTCGTGCTCTCGGCCTTCATCGGCATCGCGCCGGAGAACAAGCTGCGCGTCATCGCGCCGGATGTCGGCGGCGGCTTCGGCTCGAAGATCTTCATCTATGCCGAGGAGACCGTCTGTGTCTGGGCCGCGAAGAAGGTCGGCCGACCGGTGAAGTGGACGGCGGACCGGACGGAGGCCTTCCTGTCCGACGCGCATGGCCGCGACCACGTCACTCATGCGGAACTCGCGACCGACGCGGAGGGCAAGATCCTGGGCCTAAGGGTCAAGACCACCGCCAATCTCGGCGCCTATCTCTCGACCTTCTCCTCCTCGGTGCCGACCTATCTCTACGCGCCGCTGCTGTCGGGCCAGTACGACATCCCGGCGATCTATTGCGAGGTCGACGCCGTCTACACCAACACCGCGCCGGTCGATGCCTATCGCGGCGCCGGGCGCCCCGAGGCGACCTTCGTGGTCGAGCGCCTGATCGAGGTCACCGCGCGCCAGCTCGGCAAGGACCCGGCCAAGTTCCGGATGCAGAACTACATCAGGACGTTCCCGCACCAGACGCCGGTCATCATGATGTACGACGCCGGCAACTACCCGGCCTCGCTGAAGAAGGCGCTGGAGATCATCGACTACAAGGGGATCGGCAAGCGCAAGCGCGACTCAGCCCGCAAGGGCAAGCTGCGCGGCATCGGCTTCTCCTCCTATATCGAGGCCTGCGGCATCGCGCCTTCGGCGGCGGTCGGCTCGCTCGGCGCGGGCGTCGGCCTGTGGGAATCGGCGGAGGTCCGGGTCAATCCGGTTGGCACGGTCGAGGTTCTGACGGGCTCGCACAGCCATGGCCAGGGCCATGAAACGACCTTCGCCCAGCTCGTCTCGGACCGGCTCGGTATACCGATCGACAATGTCTCGATCATCCATGGCGACACTGACAAAGTGCAGATGGGCATGGGCACCTATGGCTCGCGCTCCGGCGCGGTCGGCATGTCGGCGATCTTCAAGGCGCTCGACAAGGTGATCGCCAAGGGCAAGAAGGTCGCAGCCCATGTGCTGGAGGCCGACGAGGCCGATATCGATTTCGCGGACGGGCATTTCTCGGTGAAGGGCACCGACCGCAAGCTCGATTTCGGCTCCTGCGCGCTGCAGGCCTATGTCGCGCACAAGTTCAACGGGCAGGAGCTGGAGCCGGGAATGAAGGAGGGGGCGTTCTACGACCCGACCAATTTCACCTTCCCGGCGGGCGTCCACATCTGCGAGCTTGAGATCGATCCGGATACCGGCGTCACCACCATCGAGCGCTGGGCCGCAGTCGACGATTTCGGCAACGTCATCAACCCGATGATCGTCGAGGGGCAGGTGCATGGCGGCATCGCCCAGGGCATCGGCCAGGCGCTGCTGGAAGGCGCTCGATACAACAGCGACGGCCAGCTCGTGACGGCGAGCTTCATGGACTACTGCATGCCGCGCGCCGACGATCTGCCGTCCTTCGATGTCGGCATGACCGTGACGCCGTGCCCGTCGAACCCGCTCGGCATCAAGGGGTGCGGGGAGGCCGGCGCCATCGCCTCGCCGCCCGCCGTCATCAACGCCATCACCGACGCGCTCGGCCATGAGGACATCGCGATGCCCGCCACGCCGCAGGCGGTGTGGCGCGCGGCGCAGAAGTCGATCAGCCGCCTGGCGGCCGAGTGA
- a CDS encoding (2Fe-2S)-binding protein has translation MTTVSLTVNGKAVTANVDPRTLLVQFLRENLRLTGTHVGCDTSQCGACLVHLDGKAVKSCTMLAVSVDGASVMTIEGLAQDGALHPMQEAFREHHGLQCGFCTPGMIMSAIDIVNRRGHHLDEKTIREDLDGNICRCTGYHNIVKAIAAGAEAMAGGSLKDREAPRRAAE, from the coding sequence ATGACCACTGTTTCGCTGACGGTGAACGGCAAGGCCGTCACCGCCAATGTCGACCCGCGCACCCTTCTGGTGCAGTTCCTGCGAGAGAATCTCCGACTGACCGGCACCCATGTCGGCTGCGACACCAGCCAGTGCGGCGCTTGCCTCGTGCATCTCGACGGCAAGGCGGTGAAATCCTGCACGATGCTCGCCGTCTCCGTGGACGGCGCTTCCGTCATGACGATCGAGGGGCTGGCGCAGGACGGTGCGCTGCATCCGATGCAGGAGGCCTTCCGCGAGCATCACGGCCTGCAGTGCGGCTTCTGCACCCCGGGGATGATCATGTCGGCGATCGACATCGTGAACCGGCGTGGCCACCATCTCGACGAGAAGACGATCCGCGAAGACCTCGACGGCAACATCTGCCGCTGCACGGGCTACCACAACATCGTCAAGGCGATCGCCGCCGGGGCCGAAGCCATGGCCGGTGGATCGCTGAAGGACCGTGAGGCCCCACGCCGCGCAGCCGAGTGA